The Allocatelliglobosispora scoriae genome contains a region encoding:
- a CDS encoding SDR family oxidoreductase yields the protein MSKSPVAVVTGASSGIGAATARRLAAEGFHVIAAARRLDRLDSLVTEIRQAGGEATAVACDVTDDASVAALAGALTRPLSLLVNNAGGAHGADAVEAGSIEDWQWMYDVNVLGTLRVTKALVGSLEESGAGTIVNIVSTAGHVVYEGGGGYAAAKHAQHALTGTLRLELCGRPIRVIEIEPGMVKTDEFAVNRFGGDADRAAGIYAGVAEPLLAEDVADCVAWVATRPQHVNVDRLVVRPVAQAAQHKVHRG from the coding sequence ATGTCGAAGTCACCCGTCGCCGTCGTCACCGGAGCGAGCAGCGGAATCGGGGCGGCCACCGCCCGCCGCCTCGCCGCCGAGGGGTTCCACGTCATCGCCGCGGCTCGCCGCCTGGACCGGCTGGACTCGCTCGTCACCGAGATCCGCCAGGCCGGTGGTGAGGCGACCGCAGTCGCCTGCGACGTGACGGACGACGCCTCGGTGGCGGCGCTGGCGGGAGCCCTCACCAGGCCCCTGTCCCTGCTCGTCAACAACGCGGGCGGCGCGCACGGCGCGGACGCGGTCGAGGCGGGTTCGATCGAGGACTGGCAGTGGATGTACGACGTGAACGTCCTCGGCACCCTCCGCGTGACGAAGGCGCTCGTCGGTTCCCTGGAGGAGAGCGGCGCGGGCACGATCGTCAACATCGTCTCGACAGCCGGACACGTCGTCTACGAGGGCGGCGGCGGATACGCGGCGGCGAAGCACGCGCAGCACGCCCTCACCGGCACCCTGCGCCTGGAGCTCTGCGGCCGGCCGATCCGGGTGATCGAGATCGAGCCGGGCATGGTGAAGACCGACGAGTTCGCGGTCAACCGCTTCGGCGGCGACGCGGACCGGGCGGCCGGCATCTACGCCGGTGTCGCGGAGCCGCTGCTCGCCGAGGATGTCGCGGACTGCGTGGCCTGGGTGGCGACCCGCCCGCAGCACGTCAACGTGGACCGGCTCGTGGTGCGGCCGGTGGCCCAGGCCGCGCAGCACAAGGTCCACCGGGGGTGA
- the mshA gene encoding D-inositol-3-phosphate glycosyltransferase, with amino-acid sequence MNGVPSVVSHVTAPRLVDLPRRIATLSVHTSPLHQPGTGDAGGMNVYIVEVSKRLAEAGVEVDIFTRATSSAVPSCVELAPGVTVRHVSAGPFEGLAKEDLPAQLCAFTHGVMRAEASRPPGFYDLLHSHYWLSGQVGWLAKQRWGVPLVHTAHTLAKVKNLQLASGDRREPMARVIGEEQVVAEADRLIANTPTEARELIDLYDAPLDRVSVVEPGVDLDRFRPTMSRLDARRRLGLPERGHIVTFVGRIQPLKAPDVLISALAELVDRDPEVAAQTTVVIVGGPSGSGLDRPTSLIELAESLGVAASVRFLPPQAGDDLVAVFRASDLVAVPSHNESFGLVALEAQAAGTPVVAAAVGGLVTAVRDGISGVLVEGHAPQEWARMLHRLLRSPATLEELAEGAVEHAKQFSWARTANGLLDVYREAMTEHRVHRTRQLALTATW; translated from the coding sequence ATGAACGGTGTGCCCAGCGTTGTCAGCCACGTGACCGCCCCCCGACTTGTCGATCTGCCGCGCCGGATAGCTACGCTATCCGTGCATACGTCCCCTTTGCATCAGCCGGGCACGGGTGACGCCGGCGGCATGAACGTCTATATCGTCGAGGTGTCGAAGCGGCTCGCGGAGGCCGGCGTCGAGGTCGACATCTTCACCCGGGCGACCTCGAGTGCCGTGCCGTCCTGCGTCGAGCTCGCCCCGGGCGTCACCGTCCGGCACGTGAGCGCGGGCCCGTTCGAAGGGCTCGCCAAGGAGGACCTGCCCGCCCAGCTCTGCGCCTTCACCCACGGCGTGATGCGGGCCGAGGCGTCCCGGCCGCCGGGCTTCTATGACCTGCTGCACTCGCACTACTGGCTCTCCGGCCAGGTCGGCTGGCTCGCCAAGCAGCGCTGGGGCGTGCCGCTGGTGCACACCGCGCACACCCTCGCCAAGGTCAAGAACCTCCAGCTCGCCTCCGGCGACCGCCGCGAGCCGATGGCGAGGGTCATCGGCGAGGAGCAGGTCGTCGCCGAGGCGGACCGCCTCATCGCCAACACGCCGACCGAGGCCCGCGAGCTGATCGACCTCTACGACGCCCCGCTCGACCGGGTCAGCGTCGTCGAGCCGGGCGTCGATCTCGACCGCTTCCGCCCGACGATGTCCAGGCTCGACGCGCGCCGCCGCCTGGGCCTGCCCGAGCGCGGGCACATCGTCACCTTCGTCGGGCGCATCCAGCCGCTCAAGGCCCCGGACGTGCTGATCAGCGCGCTCGCCGAACTGGTCGACCGCGACCCCGAGGTCGCCGCGCAGACCACCGTCGTCATCGTCGGCGGACCCAGCGGCAGCGGCCTCGATCGGCCGACCTCGCTGATCGAGCTCGCCGAGTCGCTCGGCGTCGCCGCGTCCGTCCGCTTCCTGCCGCCGCAGGCCGGTGACGATCTCGTCGCGGTCTTCCGCGCCTCCGACCTGGTCGCTGTGCCCTCTCACAACGAGTCCTTCGGCCTCGTCGCGCTCGAAGCCCAGGCCGCCGGTACGCCGGTGGTCGCCGCAGCCGTCGGCGGCCTCGTCACCGCCGTGCGCGACGGCATCAGCGGTGTCCTCGTCGAGGGCCACGCGCCGCAGGAGTGGGCGAGGATGCTGCACCGCCTGCTGCGCAGCCCGGCCACTCTGGAGGAGCTCGCCGAGGGTGCCGTCGAGCACGCGAAGCAGTTTTCGTGGGCTCGCACGGCGAACGGGCTCCTCGACGTCTACCGTGAGGCAATGACCGAACATCGCGTCCACCGCACCCGTCAGCTCGCGCTCACGGCCACCTGGTGA
- a CDS encoding YbjN domain-containing protein: protein MSLREEVSRLIEEHCAELDLDRTGETSFVVVLPGAHKLKTTVNLVVGEHALRVEAFVMRHPDERHEDVWAWLLRRNARLYGVAFSIDTAGDIYLTGRVPLHAVTPDELDRLLGSVLTYADESFDALLELGFAEAIRREWAWRISRGEPTDNLRAFTHLIE, encoded by the coding sequence GTGAGCCTGCGCGAGGAGGTCTCGCGGCTGATCGAGGAGCACTGCGCGGAGCTCGACCTCGATCGCACCGGCGAGACGTCGTTCGTCGTCGTGCTGCCCGGTGCGCACAAGCTCAAGACCACGGTCAACCTGGTCGTGGGCGAGCACGCGCTGCGCGTCGAGGCGTTCGTGATGCGCCATCCCGACGAGCGCCACGAGGATGTCTGGGCGTGGTTGCTGCGGCGCAACGCCCGCCTCTACGGCGTCGCCTTCTCCATCGACACGGCCGGCGACATCTACCTGACGGGTCGCGTACCCCTGCATGCGGTGACCCCCGACGAGCTGGACCGGCTGCTCGGGTCGGTGCTCACCTATGCCGACGAGTCCTTCGACGCGCTGCTGGAGCTCGGTTTCGCCGAGGCGATCCGGCGCGAGTGGGCGTGGCGGATCAGCCGCGGCGAGCCGACCGACAACCTCCGGGCCTTCACCCACCTCATCGAGTGA